In Planctomycetaceae bacterium, a single window of DNA contains:
- a CDS encoding pectate lyase translates to MNPIKIVRRSVTVACFFLLLEFNPAAKTVGQDNLKPGLESQALQAMKRATHFFHDQVAVHGGYVYKYSLDLKHREGEGKASPTEIWVQPPGTPAVGMAFIKAFEATGDPQFLQAAVDAAMALVDGQLESGGWSSSIEFDPKGKHADRLRSGKGKPKGKNYSTLDDDKTQSAICLLMQTDKALQFRNPVIHEATVFALDAMLTAQFANGGFPQGWREPVTQQPVQKASYPEYDWRTENRIKDYWDYYTLNDGLAGTAARTLHMAHQVYGDQKYHDALLKLGDFLILAQLPEPQTGWAQQYNFDMHPMWARKFEPPAVSGRESEDAMSTLLFLYELTGDSRYLPPVESGLAWLNRSKLPDGQIARFYELKTNRPLYFVRDTYELTYDDSNLPTHYGFKTAPRTDRIEKRLNELKQSGKSPKSASSLKTLTRDAEQIINELDDQGRWLAMNDNKPADARSIRKGEAFISSELFSHNLTRLAEYLTTAKGAHIP, encoded by the coding sequence ATGAATCCGATCAAAATCGTCCGTCGATCCGTGACGGTCGCATGCTTCTTCTTGCTGCTGGAATTCAATCCAGCAGCGAAAACTGTCGGTCAGGACAATCTAAAACCAGGCCTTGAATCGCAGGCACTTCAGGCAATGAAGAGGGCGACGCATTTTTTCCACGATCAGGTCGCCGTCCACGGTGGCTATGTCTACAAGTATTCGCTTGACCTGAAACACCGCGAAGGTGAAGGCAAAGCGTCGCCCACAGAAATCTGGGTGCAACCCCCTGGGACGCCAGCGGTTGGAATGGCGTTCATCAAAGCATTTGAGGCGACAGGCGACCCGCAATTTCTTCAGGCGGCTGTCGACGCAGCGATGGCACTGGTGGATGGTCAACTGGAATCCGGAGGCTGGTCCAGCAGCATTGAGTTCGATCCCAAAGGTAAACACGCAGATCGACTTCGAAGCGGAAAGGGAAAACCGAAAGGCAAAAACTACTCGACACTGGATGACGATAAGACGCAGTCGGCCATTTGCCTTCTGATGCAAACCGACAAAGCACTTCAGTTTCGGAACCCCGTGATTCACGAAGCGACTGTTTTCGCACTCGATGCGATGCTGACGGCACAATTTGCCAATGGCGGGTTCCCGCAGGGCTGGCGCGAACCCGTGACACAGCAACCCGTCCAAAAAGCGTCGTATCCGGAGTACGACTGGCGAACCGAAAACAGAATCAAGGACTACTGGGACTATTACACACTCAATGACGGACTGGCCGGTACCGCTGCCCGAACGCTGCATATGGCACATCAGGTCTATGGTGATCAGAAATACCACGATGCATTACTGAAGCTGGGCGACTTTCTGATCCTGGCACAGCTGCCCGAACCTCAAACCGGTTGGGCTCAGCAATACAATTTCGACATGCATCCAATGTGGGCAAGAAAGTTTGAACCGCCCGCCGTTTCCGGCCGGGAATCAGAAGACGCGATGTCCACACTGCTGTTTCTTTATGAACTCACCGGCGACAGCAGGTACCTTCCACCCGTGGAATCCGGGCTCGCATGGCTGAATCGGTCAAAGTTACCCGATGGGCAAATCGCTCGTTTCTACGAGTTGAAGACCAACCGCCCACTGTACTTTGTCCGAGACACTTACGAACTCACCTACGACGACAGCAATCTGCCGACACACTACGGATTCAAAACAGCCCCCCGCACTGACCGCATTGAAAAGCGGCTCAACGAGCTGAAACAATCAGGCAAATCACCAAAGTCGGCCAGTAGTCTGAAAACGCTGACTCGCGATGCAGAACAAATCATCAATGAACTCGACGATCAGGGACGCTGGCTGGCCATGAATGACAATAAGCCCGCAGATGCCCGTTCCATTCGTAAGGGTGAAGCATTCATCTCAAGTGAATTATTTTCTCACAACCTGACTCGTCTGGCAGAGTACCTCACGACAGCAAAGGGAGCCCACATCCCGTAA
- a CDS encoding DUF1559 domain-containing protein, translated as MLVPRRGFSIQELLVSITVIAILMALILPAVQQARESARRTQCVSNLRQLGIAMHSYADVYQFVPPGNTNGYSAFVLLLPFLEQSSLYAEFDLASLAQDSSNSRFHRTPLAILNCPSDPGNKGSIAQNNYVANAGSGLHESGQFRGVFTIPALGGQRGGGWIRFDSITDGLSNTAGFAEILVSDGSRHNLRIVGSVKPAFRDSGQSAEFTQKCDSPETLTRRVSTGDRGFPWIDGNHPTTLYNHVAPPNHRACTNDGSVPDGSFPVSSTHGLTANVCLVDGSVRGISSHIDQKTWQAIGTRAGAEVVSEF; from the coding sequence ATGCTTGTCCCGAGGAGAGGCTTCTCCATCCAGGAACTGCTTGTTTCTATCACTGTGATTGCCATTCTCATGGCCCTCATCCTGCCGGCCGTGCAGCAGGCTCGCGAAAGCGCGCGGCGGACGCAATGTGTTTCGAATCTCCGTCAACTCGGTATCGCAATGCATTCCTATGCTGACGTCTACCAGTTCGTGCCACCCGGAAATACCAATGGCTATTCGGCCTTCGTTCTGTTGCTGCCGTTCCTCGAACAAAGCAGCCTTTATGCTGAATTCGATCTTGCCTCTCTCGCTCAGGACAGTAGCAATTCCCGGTTCCACAGAACGCCACTAGCGATCCTGAATTGTCCGTCTGATCCAGGCAACAAGGGATCCATTGCACAGAACAATTATGTCGCAAATGCCGGTTCCGGCCTGCATGAATCGGGCCAGTTTCGCGGAGTCTTCACGATACCAGCATTGGGTGGGCAACGCGGGGGCGGGTGGATCAGGTTCGATTCAATCACAGATGGTCTGTCGAATACCGCCGGATTCGCTGAGATTCTTGTCTCCGATGGGTCTCGCCACAATTTGCGAATTGTCGGATCGGTCAAGCCAGCGTTTCGGGATTCCGGTCAATCGGCGGAATTCACACAAAAGTGTGATAGTCCTGAAACTTTGACGCGACGGGTGAGTACGGGGGATCGGGGTTTCCCATGGATCGACGGAAACCATCCAACCACTCTTTACAATCACGTGGCTCCTCCAAATCACCGCGCTTGTACCAACGATGGAAGCGTTCCGGATGGGTCTTTTCCTGTCTCAAGCACGCACGGCCTGACGGCCAATGTTTGCCTTGTCGATGGATCCGTCCGAGGTATTAGTTCCCATATCGATCAGAAAACCTGGCAGGCGATTGGTACTCGTGCAGGCGCTGAAGTAGTGTCGGAATTTTAG
- a CDS encoding DUF1501 domain-containing protein, protein MSLLHEHMLAETRRHFFGRAASGLGSAALASLMGSAFSAGSMAASGGGMASTEVPKELTHFAPKAKRAVWLFMAGAPCQQDMLDYKPEMNDWYDKDLPESVRNGQRLTTMTSGQSRFPIAPSKYKFDQHGQSGAWVSELLPHTASMVDDLCIIRSMHTEAINHDPAITYICTGHQLPGRPSLGSWLSYGLGSINKELPSFIVMTPTWGAKRDAQALYNRLWGAGFLPSRYSGVSLRRSGDPVLFLSNPDGVSQAARRRMLDRVAQMNERTYEAIGDPETMARIAQYEMAFRMQTSMPDLMDLSGEPRHILDMYGPNVTTTGTYAASCLLARRMLERDVRFVQIFHRGWDQHGNVAGDLPAQCKDIDQPSWALVQDLKSRGLLEDTLVIWGGEFGRTIYSQGKLSRDNYGRDHHPRCFSIWMAGGGIKPGMVYGTTDEFSYNIVDKPVHIHDLNATILNQLGIDHERLTYRFQGRDFRLTDVHGNIVRDILS, encoded by the coding sequence ATGTCCCTGTTGCATGAACACATGCTGGCCGAAACGCGCCGTCACTTTTTTGGCCGAGCTGCCAGCGGATTGGGTTCCGCCGCGCTCGCATCTTTGATGGGGTCGGCATTTTCAGCTGGATCCATGGCTGCCAGCGGTGGCGGTATGGCATCCACTGAAGTACCCAAAGAATTGACTCACTTCGCGCCAAAAGCCAAACGCGCAGTGTGGCTGTTTATGGCAGGTGCGCCGTGCCAGCAGGATATGCTGGACTACAAGCCTGAGATGAACGACTGGTACGACAAAGATCTGCCCGAATCGGTTCGTAACGGCCAGCGACTGACAACGATGACGTCTGGTCAGTCCCGGTTTCCCATCGCTCCGTCAAAATACAAGTTTGACCAGCATGGTCAGTCCGGTGCATGGGTCAGCGAATTGCTTCCACATACGGCTTCTATGGTCGACGATCTTTGCATCATTCGTTCGATGCATACCGAGGCGATCAATCATGATCCTGCCATCACCTATATTTGTACGGGCCATCAGCTGCCAGGTCGCCCAAGCCTTGGCTCGTGGTTAAGTTACGGATTGGGATCAATCAACAAGGAGCTGCCGTCGTTTATCGTGATGACACCAACCTGGGGTGCCAAGCGTGATGCGCAGGCGCTGTACAACCGTCTTTGGGGAGCTGGTTTTCTTCCAAGCCGATATTCGGGAGTCTCTCTGCGTCGCTCGGGTGATCCGGTATTGTTCCTTTCCAATCCGGATGGAGTCAGTCAGGCTGCTCGCCGCCGGATGCTGGATCGCGTCGCACAGATGAATGAAAGGACCTACGAAGCGATCGGAGATCCGGAGACCATGGCCCGGATTGCCCAGTACGAAATGGCCTTTCGGATGCAGACCTCCATGCCGGATTTGATGGACCTGTCAGGCGAACCCCGGCATATTCTTGACATGTACGGTCCGAACGTCACCACCACAGGCACTTACGCAGCAAGTTGCCTGCTCGCACGCAGGATGCTCGAACGCGATGTGCGTTTCGTTCAGATCTTTCATCGCGGCTGGGATCAGCACGGAAACGTTGCTGGCGACCTGCCGGCTCAGTGCAAGGATATCGATCAACCCTCATGGGCTCTTGTGCAGGACCTGAAATCCCGGGGACTTCTGGAAGACACGCTGGTGATCTGGGGTGGGGAGTTTGGCCGAACGATATACAGCCAGGGCAAATTAAGCCGGGATAACTACGGTCGCGATCATCACCCGCGATGTTTTTCCATCTGGATGGCAGGCGGCGGCATCAAACCTGGAATGGTCTACGGTACCACCGACGAGTTCAGCTACAACATCGTTGACAAACCGGTTCACATCCACGACCTGAATGCCACCATTCTGAACCAACTGGGAATCGACCACGAACGACTCACCTACCGCTTCCAGGGCAGAGACTTTCGGCTCACCGACGTCCACGGGAACATCGTTCGCGACATTCTGAGCTAA
- the moaD gene encoding molybdopterin converting factor subunit 1, protein MRLSVLLFARARELARTSRAEVEVPESASVADIRDALLQIHPELTTLSSSLLWAVNNAYVTLDHLVVSSDEVACFPPVSGG, encoded by the coding sequence ATGAGACTGTCCGTATTGCTGTTCGCCAGAGCGCGAGAACTGGCACGCACGTCCCGCGCAGAAGTGGAGGTTCCGGAGAGCGCGAGTGTGGCTGATATTCGGGATGCGCTGCTGCAGATACATCCGGAGCTGACCACCCTTTCGTCGTCACTGCTCTGGGCCGTGAATAACGCCTACGTCACGCTCGACCATCTGGTCGTATCGTCCGACGAAGTCGCCTGCTTTCCACCTGTGAGTGGCGGCTGA
- a CDS encoding transposase, whose product MDEQNFLPKSIIGQAATYARNQCTALNRYLEDGELSIDNNAAERTMKAVAIGRKNWLFVGSPEAGARAAVMMSLIASCKANEVEPWACLNDVLTQIPAGASPRIPSPRHLAPVTPQTSLGNPQTKTQRTTQKMLPVVHLALIHELEFEDLFSNLLLTCFKTVADTSCYLLCLLIHL is encoded by the coding sequence TTGGACGAGCAGAATTTCCTTCCGAAGAGCATCATTGGCCAGGCCGCGACGTACGCCCGCAACCAATGCACAGCCCTGAATCGCTATCTCGAAGACGGAGAGCTCAGCATCGACAACAACGCGGCTGAGCGGACCATGAAGGCGGTCGCCATCGGCAGGAAGAACTGGCTGTTCGTCGGCAGTCCGGAAGCCGGAGCCCGAGCGGCTGTCATGATGAGTCTCATCGCGAGTTGCAAAGCCAATGAAGTAGAACCGTGGGCATGTCTCAACGACGTACTCACGCAGATCCCAGCCGGAGCCTCCCCCCGAATCCCTTCTCCCCGACACCTGGCCCCAGTCACACCCCAAACATCGCTGGGAAATCCCCAGACGAAGACGCAGAGAACGACTCAGAAAATGCTACCTGTAGTTCACCTTGCGCTTATCCACGAACTCGAATTCGAAGATCTTTTCTCGAATCTGTTACTAACCTGTTTCAAGACCGTCGCCGACACCTCTTGCTACTTGTTATGTCTGCTTATTCACTTATGA
- a CDS encoding DUF1559 domain-containing protein, with product MASTVAHYRHGFSRIEVCVVLVMVGLLAAITIPAVRSARESARQTQCRYTLKQLALALHNYHEAMGSFPYGCIGNPVLPPEKRWSWYLCLGSHWGHYGTPIIDSTRPWDDPTLRPLRLHTWRNGPFEEFDVPLVPFPVIKCPNGTRSVYSDGQPLTDYVGTAGIATDAALLPRTSNRAGVWAYNECRSLADVKDGISTTLIAIETNTQNGCWLAGGHATVRDYSPDRPLIGHDEQFGGLHHGGGMALFVDGHVKFLADTTSPEVLSALLTIAGSETVAENAVTSP from the coding sequence ATGGCTTCCACAGTCGCTCACTATCGCCACGGTTTTTCACGTATCGAGGTCTGCGTCGTGTTAGTCATGGTCGGATTGCTGGCGGCGATCACAATTCCGGCAGTTCGAAGTGCGCGGGAATCTGCTCGTCAAACTCAGTGTAGGTATACCCTTAAACAGCTTGCCCTTGCGCTGCACAACTATCACGAAGCGATGGGATCATTTCCTTATGGTTGTATCGGGAATCCGGTTCTTCCACCTGAAAAGCGGTGGAGTTGGTATCTTTGTCTTGGCAGCCACTGGGGGCATTACGGCACTCCGATCATCGACTCTACTCGGCCATGGGACGATCCAACATTGCGTCCATTGAGACTTCACACCTGGCGCAACGGGCCATTTGAGGAATTTGATGTTCCGCTTGTGCCCTTCCCAGTGATCAAATGTCCGAATGGTACTCGGAGTGTTTACTCCGATGGGCAGCCGCTCACAGATTACGTTGGCACAGCGGGCATTGCGACTGACGCGGCACTCCTGCCGAGGACTTCCAATCGTGCCGGAGTGTGGGCATACAATGAATGTCGTTCACTCGCGGACGTAAAGGACGGCATTTCAACGACGCTGATCGCGATCGAAACGAATACCCAGAACGGTTGTTGGCTTGCCGGTGGCCACGCCACGGTTCGTGATTACTCTCCGGATCGCCCTTTAATCGGGCATGATGAACAGTTTGGCGGGCTCCATCACGGCGGAGGAATGGCATTGTTTGTTGATGGCCATGTCAAATTTCTTGCTGACACAACATCTCCTGAAGTTCTTTCAGCATTACTCACTATTGCTGGCTCGGAAACGGTGGCGGAGAACGCCGTCACGTCACCATAA